A window of Gemmatimonadota bacterium contains these coding sequences:
- a CDS encoding ABC transporter ATP-binding protein produces MNPTAPALISMTGIKKVFLTDEVETHALQDIHFEIKKGEYVAISGPSGCGKTTLLSILGLLDTPSDGNYLLDGHQVAKLAPVERARVRNRQIGFIFQAFNLIGDLTVFENVELPLTYRDMPASERKDRVAAALERVGMSHRTKHYPTQLSGGQQQRVAVARAVAGDPAILLADEPTGNLDSKNGEAVMDLLRELNKNGSTICMVTHDSRYAQHADREVHLFDGKVVEAGAMALA; encoded by the coding sequence ATGAACCCGACCGCCCCCGCGCTGATCTCGATGACCGGCATCAAGAAGGTCTTCCTCACCGACGAGGTCGAGACCCATGCGCTGCAGGACATCCACTTCGAGATCAAGAAGGGCGAGTACGTCGCCATCAGCGGCCCGTCGGGCTGCGGCAAGACGACGCTCCTCTCGATCCTCGGCCTCCTCGACACGCCGAGCGACGGCAACTACCTGCTCGACGGGCACCAGGTCGCGAAGCTCGCCCCGGTGGAGCGCGCCCGCGTCCGCAACCGGCAGATCGGCTTCATCTTCCAGGCGTTCAACCTCATCGGCGACCTCACGGTCTTCGAGAACGTCGAGCTCCCGCTCACTTACCGCGACATGCCGGCGAGCGAGCGCAAGGACCGCGTGGCCGCGGCGCTCGAGCGCGTGGGGATGAGCCACCGCACCAAGCACTACCCGACGCAGCTCTCGGGCGGCCAGCAGCAGCGTGTGGCTGTCGCGCGCGCCGTCGCCGGCGACCCGGCGATCCTGCTCGCCGACGAGCCGACCGGCAACCTCGACTCGAAGAACGGCGAGGCGGTGATGGACCTGCTCCGCGAGCTCAACAAGAACGGGTCGACGATCTGCATGGTCACGCACGATTCGCGGTACGCGCAGCATGCGGATCGCGAGGTGCACCTGTTCGACGGCAAGGTGGTCGAGGCGGGGGCGATGGCGTTGGCCTGA
- a CDS encoding HlyD family efflux transporter periplasmic adaptor subunit produces the protein MDIVRAPQKKTGRNIAIGAGVAVVILATIALSQLDPAAPTVQRVAILIDSVRQGDVVREVRGPGTLVPEQIRFITAQASARVDRKSVESGDRVGAGQVLLEMSNPDLQIQTMQAEQQVRQAQIELLNLKTNLRSQILTQEGVVATARTTFVAASQEAQAADSLQRRNLISAFEVANRRAQAEEATTRLRVERERLDLQRASIDSQIATQTGQVAQLEAIAERQRNRLGSLSVRAPEGGVLQDLTLQLGQWVPEGTTLAKVVQPGKLKAVLRIPESQAKDVVLGQSATVDTRNGIVKGRVIRKDPSAIQGTVTIDVSLEGPLPAGAVPDLSVDGTIQIERLNNVLHTGRPAFGAASGRVGLFVLVDGGSAAVRMPVELGRTSVNTVEILGGLKVGDQVILSDMTQYAAVDRVRIK, from the coding sequence ATGGATATCGTTCGCGCTCCGCAGAAGAAGACCGGCCGCAACATCGCCATCGGCGCCGGCGTGGCCGTCGTGATCCTCGCGACGATCGCGCTCTCGCAGCTCGATCCGGCGGCACCCACCGTCCAACGCGTCGCCATCCTCATCGACTCGGTGCGGCAGGGCGATGTCGTCCGCGAGGTGCGCGGCCCCGGCACGCTCGTGCCCGAGCAGATCCGCTTCATCACCGCCCAGGCCTCGGCGCGCGTCGATCGCAAGTCGGTCGAGTCGGGAGACCGCGTCGGCGCGGGGCAGGTCCTGCTCGAGATGAGCAACCCCGACCTGCAGATCCAGACGATGCAGGCCGAGCAGCAGGTGCGGCAGGCGCAGATCGAGCTCCTCAACCTCAAGACGAACCTCCGCAGCCAGATCCTCACGCAGGAGGGCGTGGTCGCGACCGCGCGCACGACCTTCGTCGCCGCGTCGCAGGAGGCGCAGGCGGCCGACTCGTTGCAGCGCCGCAACCTCATCTCGGCCTTCGAGGTGGCGAACCGTCGGGCGCAGGCCGAGGAGGCCACGACGCGTCTCCGCGTGGAGCGCGAGCGCCTGGACCTGCAGCGGGCCTCGATCGATTCGCAGATCGCGACGCAGACGGGCCAGGTCGCGCAGCTGGAGGCGATCGCCGAGCGGCAGCGAAACCGTCTGGGCTCGCTGAGTGTCCGAGCCCCTGAGGGCGGCGTGCTGCAGGACCTCACGCTCCAGCTCGGCCAGTGGGTGCCCGAAGGGACGACGCTCGCGAAGGTGGTGCAGCCGGGCAAGCTCAAGGCCGTGCTGCGGATCCCCGAGTCGCAGGCGAAGGACGTCGTGCTCGGCCAGTCGGCGACGGTGGACACGCGCAACGGGATCGTGAAGGGGCGCGTGATCCGGAAGGACCCGTCCGCGATCCAGGGGACGGTGACGATCGACGTCTCGCTCGAGGGGCCGCTCCCCGCCGGCGCGGTGCCGGACCTCTCGGTGGATGGCACCATCCAGATCGAACGCCTGAACAACGTGCTGCACACCGGGCGACCGGCGTTCGGCGCGGCGAGCGGGCGCGTGGGACTGTTCGTGCTCGTGGACGGTGGCTCGGCGGCGGTGCGGATGCCCGTCGAGCTCGGCCGCACGAGCGTGAACACCGTGGAGATCCTCGGTGGCCTCAAGGTGGGCGACCAGGTGATCCTCAGCGACATGACGCAGTACGCCGCGGTGGACCGCGTGCGCATCAAGTAG
- a CDS encoding ABC transporter permease encodes MIDDLRFAGRMLAKSPLFTTIVVVTLALGIGLNTAVFAAVEALLLRPVAVVQGTDRLVQLYRTWPGPELYGSSSIPHFWDVRRRTTDVFDGAMAWNWSEVSITASGRPTMVFAQMVSADFFSVLGVPAARGRTFLPEEDEGRGAHPVIVLSDAGWRTLFGADPDIVGKEVPLNGRNVTIIGVAPPRFLGVMPMVQPMLWIPLMQLGQVRPGGEAGFETRGNNYMNIVARLKPGVSFEQARARLDALETELRAEFPDEYEQSGIHMVAQDEAGVHPSFRGAQVGLSAVVMAVVVILLLIACVNVANLFLARARDRAREMAIRLALGARRAALVRQLLVESLVFSLVSGAAGLLVATWAIALVNGIRFPIAIDFAPDLQLSGRVLGFALGATVLTGVLFGLAPALQATRPALIPALKGEAPAGDGRSRVRRGLVVAQMALSIVLLVSAGLFLGNLRAATALDKGFDETNLLIADLDPSMQGYARGNTETFYRELVARLQAEPTVRGASLTEAVPLGLNSSDRGVEIPGYVPAKDEGMSVNYSRAAPGYFATMGIPLLRGRDFTVQDDSGAVRAIIINQRFVDRFWPGQEAVGKVVRTAGGDWTVVGVVPTGKYQRLGEDPKAFMWFPQAQLWGASMAVVIRTAGDPAAAIPTLRRVVADLDANLPVSNLRTADQHLSIALLPARITGMALGVFGLLGLLLAAVGMYGVMAYSVSQRTREIGIRMAIGAAASDVIRLMMRQGMLLVVVGAVLGLAGAVGASRLLAGVLYGGNALDPMTFTLVPLVLLAVAAVATYAPARRAAAVDPAITLRAD; translated from the coding sequence ATGATTGACGACCTCCGCTTCGCCGGCCGCATGCTCGCGAAGAGCCCGCTCTTCACGACGATCGTCGTCGTCACGCTCGCGCTTGGCATCGGTCTCAACACCGCGGTGTTCGCCGCGGTGGAGGCGCTCCTGCTGCGGCCCGTGGCCGTCGTGCAAGGGACCGACCGGCTCGTCCAGCTCTATCGCACCTGGCCGGGGCCGGAGCTCTACGGCTCGAGCTCCATCCCGCACTTCTGGGACGTCCGGCGCCGCACCACCGACGTCTTCGACGGCGCGATGGCCTGGAACTGGTCCGAGGTGAGCATCACCGCCTCGGGGCGCCCGACGATGGTGTTCGCGCAAATGGTCTCGGCCGACTTCTTCTCCGTGCTCGGCGTGCCGGCCGCGCGGGGGCGCACCTTCCTTCCCGAGGAGGACGAGGGGCGCGGCGCGCATCCGGTCATCGTCCTCTCCGACGCGGGCTGGCGGACGCTCTTCGGTGCCGATCCGGACATCGTCGGAAAGGAGGTGCCGCTCAACGGGCGCAACGTCACGATCATCGGCGTCGCGCCGCCGCGCTTCCTCGGCGTGATGCCGATGGTGCAGCCGATGCTCTGGATCCCGCTCATGCAGCTCGGCCAGGTCCGGCCCGGCGGCGAGGCGGGGTTCGAGACGCGCGGCAACAACTACATGAACATCGTCGCACGACTGAAGCCGGGCGTCTCCTTCGAGCAGGCGCGCGCGCGGCTCGACGCGCTCGAGACGGAGCTGCGCGCGGAGTTCCCGGACGAGTACGAGCAGAGCGGGATCCACATGGTGGCACAGGACGAGGCGGGGGTCCATCCGTCCTTCCGGGGGGCGCAGGTCGGACTCTCCGCGGTGGTGATGGCCGTCGTCGTGATCCTCCTGCTGATCGCCTGCGTGAACGTCGCGAACCTCTTCCTCGCGCGGGCGCGCGACCGGGCGCGGGAGATGGCGATCCGCCTCGCCCTCGGCGCCCGTCGCGCCGCGCTCGTCCGGCAGCTGCTCGTCGAGAGCCTGGTCTTCTCGCTGGTCTCGGGCGCGGCCGGGCTGCTCGTCGCGACCTGGGCGATCGCGCTGGTGAACGGCATCCGATTCCCGATCGCGATCGACTTCGCGCCGGACCTGCAGTTGAGCGGTCGCGTCCTCGGCTTCGCGTTGGGCGCGACCGTGCTCACGGGCGTCCTCTTCGGGCTCGCCCCGGCGCTGCAGGCGACGCGACCGGCGCTGATCCCTGCGCTGAAGGGCGAAGCACCGGCCGGCGACGGCCGCTCGCGCGTGCGACGCGGACTCGTCGTCGCACAGATGGCGCTCTCCATCGTGCTCCTGGTCTCGGCCGGGCTCTTCCTCGGCAACCTCCGCGCGGCGACGGCGCTCGACAAGGGATTCGACGAGACGAACCTGCTCATCGCCGACCTCGACCCGTCGATGCAAGGGTACGCGCGCGGCAACACCGAGACCTTCTATCGCGAGCTCGTCGCGCGGCTGCAGGCGGAGCCGACGGTCCGCGGCGCGAGCCTCACCGAGGCCGTGCCGCTCGGACTGAACAGCAGCGACCGCGGCGTCGAGATCCCCGGGTACGTGCCCGCGAAGGACGAGGGGATGTCGGTGAACTACTCACGCGCCGCGCCCGGCTACTTCGCGACGATGGGCATCCCGCTCCTGCGCGGCCGCGACTTCACCGTGCAGGACGACAGCGGCGCGGTGCGGGCGATCATCATCAACCAGCGCTTCGTCGATCGGTTCTGGCCCGGGCAGGAGGCGGTCGGGAAGGTCGTGCGGACCGCCGGTGGCGACTGGACCGTCGTGGGCGTGGTGCCGACCGGCAAGTACCAGCGGCTCGGCGAGGACCCGAAGGCCTTCATGTGGTTCCCCCAGGCCCAGCTCTGGGGGGCGTCGATGGCTGTCGTGATCCGGACGGCAGGCGACCCGGCGGCCGCGATCCCCACGCTGCGCCGGGTCGTCGCCGACCTCGACGCGAATCTTCCCGTCAGCAATCTCCGTACGGCCGATCAGCACCTCAGTATCGCGTTGCTCCCGGCGCGCATCACCGGGATGGCGCTCGGCGTCTTCGGCCTGCTCGGCCTGCTCCTCGCGGCGGTCGGGATGTACGGGGTGATGGCGTACTCGGTCTCGCAGCGCACTCGCGAGATCGGGATCCGGATGGCGATCGGCGCCGCGGCGTCGGACGTGATCCGGCTGATGATGCGGCAGGGGATGCTGCTGGTGGTGGTGGGCGCGGTCCTCGGGCTCGCCGGGGCCGTGGGTGCCAGCCGCCTGCTCGCGGGCGTACTATATGGCGGCAACGCACTCGATCCGATGACGTTCACGCTGGTCCCGCTCGTGCTGCTCGCGGTGGCCGCGGTCGCGACCTATGCGCCCGCGCGGCGGGCGGCGGCGGTGGATCCGGCGATCACTCTCAGGGCTGACTGA
- a CDS encoding ABC transporter permease — protein MLQNVKLAARMLLRTPFVTAVAVLSLALGIGANSAIFSLFDQILLRPLPVPAPTELVNLSAPGPKPGSQSCSQAGDCDVVLSYPMFRDLEKAQTVLTGLAAHRNMGASVAIDNEPMTAEGMMVSGSYFPTLQLQAAVGRLLTPSDDAVPGANYVTVLAHDFWRERFGADPGVIGRTLLINGSTYSIVGVAPEGFTGTTLGSRPRFFVPISMRAQLERWFRTEQFERRRNYWVYVFGRLKPGVSLDQATAALNGIYRPIINDVEAPLQDGMSDQTIQRFRTKTLGVEPGKQGQSSIFSEARTPLYLLFGVTGVVLLIACANIANLLLARGAGRAAEMGVRLALGATRRQLLSLLLTESVLLSLLGGAVSLVVAQWTLTFIGSLMPSDAIETLRFELQPSVVLFAAGLSIATGVLFGMFPALHSTRSDLISVIRSGAGQLTGGKAAARFRASLVTVQITLSMALLVSAGLFLKSLANVSRVDLGVRIEQFATFGLSPERSGYDSTRSTLYFQRVEEELRSMPGVTGVTSALVPLLAGDNWGTDVLVQGYERGPDVDNNSRLNSVGPGYFTTLGVAMLAGRDIAASDIRGGMKVAVVNQAFARKFKLGNDVVGKFMTDETSRDTLDTQIVGLVPDIKYSDVKDSVPPVFYTSWPQTLASGYMNFYVKSTLPPEQMLASIREVVKRVDATIPVEDLKTLPQQVRENVFLDRMISILSACFAVLATLLAGVGLYGVLAYSVAQRTREIGVRMALGADGAKVRAMVMRQVGLMTIVGGFLGVAAALGLGKAARSLLYGLEGHDALVFSSSVVLLALVALAAGFVPARRAAQVHPMQALRYD, from the coding sequence ATGCTGCAGAACGTGAAGCTCGCGGCGCGCATGCTCCTCCGCACGCCGTTCGTCACGGCCGTCGCCGTGCTCTCCCTCGCGCTCGGGATCGGCGCCAACTCGGCGATCTTCTCGCTGTTCGACCAGATCCTCCTGCGGCCGCTGCCCGTGCCGGCGCCCACGGAACTGGTGAACCTGAGCGCGCCGGGCCCCAAGCCGGGCTCCCAGTCCTGCTCGCAGGCCGGCGACTGCGATGTCGTCCTCTCGTATCCGATGTTCCGCGACCTCGAGAAGGCGCAGACGGTCCTCACGGGGCTCGCCGCGCACCGCAACATGGGCGCGAGCGTCGCGATCGACAACGAACCGATGACGGCCGAAGGGATGATGGTGTCGGGCTCGTACTTCCCGACGCTGCAGCTGCAGGCCGCGGTGGGGCGGCTCCTCACGCCGAGCGATGACGCGGTCCCGGGCGCGAACTACGTGACGGTGCTCGCGCACGACTTCTGGCGTGAACGCTTCGGCGCCGATCCCGGTGTCATCGGCCGGACGCTCCTGATCAACGGCTCCACCTACAGCATCGTCGGCGTGGCGCCGGAGGGCTTCACGGGGACCACGCTGGGCTCGCGCCCGCGGTTCTTCGTGCCGATCTCGATGCGGGCGCAGCTCGAGCGCTGGTTCCGCACCGAGCAGTTCGAACGGCGCCGAAACTACTGGGTCTACGTCTTCGGGCGCCTCAAGCCGGGCGTCTCGCTCGACCAGGCGACCGCGGCGCTCAACGGGATCTATCGTCCGATCATCAATGATGTCGAGGCGCCGCTGCAGGACGGGATGAGCGACCAGACGATACAGCGGTTCCGCACCAAGACCCTCGGGGTGGAGCCGGGGAAGCAGGGCCAGAGCTCGATCTTCAGCGAAGCGCGGACGCCGCTCTACCTCCTCTTCGGCGTCACCGGGGTGGTGCTCCTCATCGCCTGCGCGAACATCGCGAACCTGCTGCTCGCGCGCGGCGCGGGGCGCGCCGCCGAGATGGGGGTGCGGCTCGCGCTCGGCGCGACGCGGCGGCAGCTGCTGTCACTGCTGCTCACCGAGTCGGTGCTGCTGTCGCTGCTCGGCGGCGCGGTGAGCCTCGTGGTGGCGCAGTGGACGCTGACGTTCATCGGGTCGCTGATGCCGTCGGATGCGATCGAGACGCTGCGGTTCGAGCTGCAGCCATCGGTCGTGCTCTTCGCCGCAGGGCTCTCGATCGCGACGGGCGTGTTGTTCGGCATGTTCCCGGCGCTGCACAGCACGCGGAGCGACCTCATCTCGGTCATCCGGTCGGGCGCGGGGCAGCTCACGGGCGGAAAGGCGGCGGCGCGCTTCCGGGCCTCGCTCGTGACGGTGCAGATCACGCTCTCCATGGCGCTGCTGGTGTCGGCCGGGCTCTTCCTCAAGAGCCTCGCGAACGTCAGTCGCGTGGATCTGGGCGTCCGGATCGAGCAGTTCGCGACGTTCGGCCTCTCGCCGGAACGGTCGGGGTACGATTCGACGCGCTCGACCCTCTACTTCCAGCGGGTCGAGGAGGAACTGCGGTCGATGCCCGGCGTGACCGGGGTGACCTCCGCGCTCGTGCCGCTCCTGGCGGGGGACAACTGGGGCACCGACGTGCTCGTGCAGGGCTATGAGCGCGGCCCCGACGTCGACAACAACTCGCGCCTCAACTCGGTCGGCCCCGGCTACTTCACGACGCTCGGGGTCGCGATGCTCGCCGGTCGCGACATCGCCGCATCGGACATCCGCGGCGGCATGAAGGTCGCCGTGGTGAACCAGGCCTTCGCCCGGAAGTTCAAGCTCGGCAACGACGTCGTCGGCAAGTTCATGACCGACGAGACGAGCCGCGACACGCTCGACACCCAGATCGTCGGCCTCGTGCCGGACATCAAGTATTCCGACGTGAAGGACTCGGTGCCGCCGGTCTTCTACACGAGCTGGCCGCAGACCCTGGCCAGTGGCTACATGAACTTCTACGTGAAGTCCACGCTGCCGCCGGAACAGATGCTCGCGAGCATCCGCGAGGTGGTGAAGCGCGTCGACGCGACCATCCCGGTGGAGGACCTCAAGACGCTGCCGCAGCAGGTGCGCGAGAACGTCTTCCTCGACCGGATGATCTCGATCCTCTCGGCCTGCTTCGCGGTGCTCGCGACCCTGCTCGCCGGCGTCGGGCTCTACGGCGTGCTCGCGTACTCGGTCGCGCAGCGGACGCGGGAGATCGGCGTGCGGATGGCGCTCGGGGCGGACGGCGCGAAGGTGCGGGCGATGGTCATGCGGCAGGTGGGCCTCATGACGATCGTCGGCGGCTTCCTCGGGGTCGCCGCTGCGCTCGGGCTCGGCAAGGCCGCGCGCTCGCTGCTCTACGGACTGGAAGGGCACGATGCGCTCGTCTTCTCGTCGAGCGTCGTACTCCTCGCGCTCGTCGCGCTCGCCGCCGGCTTCGTCCCGGCGCGCCGCGCTGCGCAGGTCCACCCGATGCAGGCCCTCCGCTATGATTGA
- a CDS encoding DUF3052 family protein, with the protein MPSDAGYSGTPLAKKLDIKEGARLFVWDGPADYRDLVAPLPTGVRFAKGLDSNADLVHVFATARSRLERALKTLRQTLRPEATVWVSWPKKASKVKTDVTEDVIREVALPMGWVDVKVCAVDETWSGLKLMVRRSER; encoded by the coding sequence ATGCCCAGCGACGCCGGATACTCGGGGACCCCCCTCGCGAAGAAGCTCGACATCAAGGAAGGCGCCCGTCTCTTCGTCTGGGACGGGCCAGCCGACTACCGCGATCTCGTGGCGCCCCTGCCGACGGGGGTGCGGTTCGCGAAGGGACTGGACTCCAACGCGGATCTGGTCCACGTCTTCGCGACGGCCCGGTCGCGCCTCGAGCGCGCCCTCAAGACCCTGCGGCAGACCCTCCGCCCGGAAGCCACGGTCTGGGTCTCCTGGCCCAAGAAGGCCTCGAAGGTGAAGACCGACGTCACCGAGGACGTGATCCGCGAGGTCGCGCTCCCCATGGGGTGGGTCGATGTGAAGGTGTGTGCGGTCGACGAGACCTGGTCGGGTCTCAAACTCATGGTCCGAAGGAGTGAACGCTGA
- a CDS encoding DUF4342 domain-containing protein → MEEFKVSGAALMEKLKELIHEGNVRRIILKNPEGRTLFDMPLNAGIAGMALLPFWAAVGAVAVLATDYAILVERDPEPPAAAAPAPPTA, encoded by the coding sequence ATGGAAGAGTTCAAGGTCAGTGGCGCCGCACTCATGGAGAAGCTCAAGGAGCTCATCCACGAGGGGAACGTCCGCCGCATCATCCTCAAGAATCCCGAGGGGCGGACGCTGTTCGACATGCCGCTCAACGCCGGGATCGCCGGCATGGCGCTGCTCCCGTTCTGGGCAGCGGTGGGAGCGGTGGCGGTGCTTGCCACCGACTACGCGATCCTCGTGGAGCGCGACCCCGAGCCTCCCGCCGCGGCCGCTCCGGCGCCGCCCACGGCCTGA
- a CDS encoding branched-chain amino acid transaminase, whose amino-acid sequence MAKIGESEWIWRDGSLVKWQDATVHVLAHSVQFGSAVFEGIRCYPTPKGPAIFRLREHLKRMLNSCKIYRMDPPWTIDQLVEAHREVVRKNGIAQCYIRPMVLRGYGAAGMVPFDSPIETFVPCWPWGAYLGDEALEKGVDACVSTWNRVAPNTIPAAAKIAGNYLSGQLVKMEALRNGFDEAIALGPDGMLSEGSGQNVFVVDGGELYTPPLDGTLLPGITRDTVINIAKDEGLTVHVQPLTRETLYTSEECFVCGTASEVTPIRSVDRLPVGDGKVGPVTRRIQQRYLDIVYGRIPDTHGWLTYV is encoded by the coding sequence ATGGCCAAGATCGGCGAATCCGAGTGGATCTGGCGCGACGGTTCCCTCGTGAAGTGGCAGGACGCGACCGTACACGTGCTCGCTCACTCCGTGCAGTTCGGCTCGGCGGTCTTCGAGGGCATCCGGTGCTACCCGACGCCGAAGGGCCCGGCGATCTTCCGGCTCCGCGAGCATCTCAAGCGGATGCTGAACTCCTGCAAGATCTACCGCATGGACCCGCCCTGGACGATCGACCAGCTGGTCGAGGCGCATCGCGAGGTCGTCCGGAAGAACGGCATCGCGCAGTGCTACATCCGCCCCATGGTCCTGCGCGGCTACGGCGCGGCGGGGATGGTGCCCTTCGACAGCCCGATCGAGACGTTCGTTCCGTGCTGGCCGTGGGGCGCGTACCTCGGCGACGAGGCGCTCGAGAAGGGGGTCGACGCCTGCGTCTCCACCTGGAACCGCGTCGCGCCCAACACGATCCCCGCCGCGGCCAAGATCGCCGGCAACTATCTGAGCGGCCAGCTCGTGAAGATGGAGGCGCTGCGCAACGGCTTCGACGAGGCCATCGCGCTCGGTCCGGACGGGATGCTCAGCGAGGGGTCGGGGCAGAACGTCTTCGTGGTGGACGGCGGTGAACTCTACACGCCGCCGCTCGACGGGACGCTGCTCCCCGGCATCACCCGCGACACGGTGATCAACATCGCGAAGGACGAAGGCCTGACGGTGCACGTCCAGCCGCTCACGCGCGAGACGCTCTACACGAGCGAGGAGTGCTTCGTGTGCGGCACGGCGAGCGAGGTCACGCCCATCCGGAGCGTCGATCGCCTGCCCGTCGGCGACGGCAAGGTCGGCCCGGTGACGCGGCGGATCCAGCAGCGCTATCTGGACATCGTGTACGGCCGGATCCCGGACACGCACGGGTGGCTGACGTACGTGTGA